Within the Streptomyces sp. R41 genome, the region CATCGAGACGAACCTGGGGCTGGTGCGGGCGGCGCTCGCGGAGGAGACCTTCCGGGCGGCGGCGCACTCGACGGCGACGCTGGCCGCGGTCACCGACCCGACGGCACGCATCGAGGTCCTCGCCGGCGGCACCCTCACCACCGTCCAGGACTGGCCCGGCCGCACCGGCTACTGGCAGGTGGGTGTGCCGCCGTGCGGCCCGATGGACGACCTGTCCTTCCGGCTGGGCAACCGGGCGCTCGGCAACCACGAGGGCGCGCCGGGACTCGAATGCACCTTGCAGGGACCGACTCTGCGGTTCACCCACGCCACGACCGTGTGTGTCACCGGTGCTCCCGCGCCGGTCACGGTGGACGGCACGGCAGTCACGCAGTGGGAGCCGGTGACGGTTCCCGCGGGAGCCGTACTGGAGGTGGGCGCCCCCGCCGAGCACGGCCTGCGCACCTATGTGCTGTTCGCGGACGGCGGCCTGGACGTGCCGCCGTTCCTCGGCAGCGCGGCCACGTTCACGCTGGGCCGGTTCGGCGGGCACGGGGGGCGGACGCTGCGGACCGGGGATGTGCTGCACGGAGGGTCGGTGACGGATCGCGGGGTGCCCGTGCCCCTGGGCGACCGACCCGTGTTCGCGTCCGCATGGCGGGTCGGCGCGCTCGAAGGCCCGCACGCCGCACCGGAGTTCTTCACCGAGGACGACATCCACGACTTCTACGCCGCCGACTGGAAGGTCCACTTCAACTCGGCGCGCACGGGTGTACGACTGGTCGGGCCGAAGCCCCGCTGGGCGCGTACGGACGGCGGCGAGGCGGGCCTGCACCCCTCCAACATCCACGACACGCCCTACTCGGTGGGCGCGGTCGACTACACGGGTGACATGCCGGTGCTGCTCGGCCCGGACGGCCCCTCGCTCGGCGGCTTCGTCTGCCCCGCGACGGTCGTCAGCACGGAGCGGTGGAAGCTCGGGCAGTTCCGCCCCGGTGACACGGTGCGCTTCGCGCCGCTCGCCGAGGACGGCTCGGCGCGGGCCGCGATCGTGGACGGCGGGGTGCTCGCCCGGGACGGTGATGTGACCTTCCGCCGCAGCGGCGACGACAACCTGCTGGTCGAGTTCGGGCCCATGCAGCTGGACCTGGCCCTGAGGATGCGCGTCCACGCGCTGATGGAGGCGGTCGCCGAGGCGGATCTCGACGGCGTCACGGACCTGACACCCGGCATTCGCTCCCTGCAGATCCAGACGGACCCGCGCAGGCTCCCACAGCGCGAACTCCTCGCCACCGTCAGGGAGATCGCCGCGGCGCTCCCCCCTTCGGACCAGCTGGTGGTCCCCTCCCGCACGGTCCATCTCCCGCTCTCCTGGGACGACCCGGCCACCCGCGAGGCGATCGCCCGCTATATGGCGGGCGTCCGCGACGACGCGCCCTGGTGCCCGTGGAACATCGAGTTCATCCGCCGTGTGAACGGCCTGGACTCGGTGGAGGACGTGTACCGCACGGTCTTCGACGCGGAGTACCTCGTACTGGGCCTGGGCGACGTGTACCTGGGTGCCCCGGTCGCGACCCCACTGGACCCGCGCCACCGCCTGGTCACCACCAAGTACAACCCGGCCCGCACCTGGACGGCCGAGAACTCGGTCGGCATCGGCGGCGCGTACCTCTGCGTCTACGGCATGGAGGGCCCCGGCGGCTACCAGTTCGTCGGCCGTACGACCCAGGTCTGGTCCGGCTGGCAGCAGCGCGGCGCGTTCGAGCCGGGCTCGCCGTGGCTGCTGCGCTTCTTCGACCGCATCAAGTGGTACCCGGTGTCGCCCGAGGAACTGTTGCAGCTGCGCGCCGACATCACCTCGGGCCGCTTCGTCCCCCGCATCGAGGAGGGCGAATTCTCCCTGGCCGACTACGAGGCCTTCCTCGCCGAGAACGCCGACTCCATCGCGGAGTTCCGGTCCCGGCAGGGTGCCGCCTTCTCGACGGAACGGGATGCCTGGGAGGCGGCGGGCGAGTTCGCACGGGCGGAGGCGGCGACCGCGCCCGCCGCGACCCCCGTGGAGGTCTCCGTGCCCGAGGGCGGCCGCCTGATCGAGGCCGAATTCGCGGCGTCGGTTTGGCAGCTCAACGTCCGAAAGGGCGACGCGGTCACTGCCGGCCAGCCCCTCCTCGCCCTGGAAGCGATGAAAATGGAGTCAAGGGTGCCCGCGCCGATGAACGGCATCGTCCAGCAGATCCTCGCCAGGCCGGGCGACCAGGTGGAAGCGGGCACGGCCCTGATGGTCCTCGCGCCGACAGGACCAACAGTGTCTTGAAACCCCGCCCGGTGATCTGTGGGCGGGCGTTCCGCAGGGCACCTTGAAAACCCGCCGGTCGTCTGTGGGCAGTCGTTCCACAGGGCACCTTGAAAACCCGCCCTTCGTCCGTGGGCAGTCGTTCCGCAGGGCGGAACGGGTGGGCACGGACGACCACCGCCCGCAGTCGACCATCCACCCAGGCAAGGAGCACCGATGTCGTCCCCCACTCTCACCCGAGTCCGCATGGCGTACGCCCGCGTCGAGGCCACCGACCGCCCCGAGATCTGGATCGACCTACGCCCACGGGCGGAGGTCGAGCAGGAAGCCCGAGCCATCGACGCCCGCGTCGCCGCGGGCGAGCGCCTCCCCCTCGCCGGCAAGCTCTTCGCCGCGAAGGGCAACATCGACGTCGCGGGCCTCCCCACCACCGCCGGCTGCCCGGCCTACGCGTACACCCCGGAGGGCGACGCCCCCGTAGTCGCCCGTCTCCGCGCGGCAGGCGCGATCGTGCTGGGCACCACGAACCTGGACCAGTTCGCGACGGGCCTGGTCGGCACCCGCTCCCCCTACGGCGCCGTACGCAACGTCTTCGACCCGACCAGGGTCAGCGGCGGCTCCAGTTCAGGATCGGCCGTAGCCACAGCCCTCGGCATCGTCG harbors:
- a CDS encoding 5-oxoprolinase/urea amidolyase family protein, whose protein sequence is MTFDTLLVANRGEIAVRIIRTARELGLRTVAVYSDPDRGAPHVRLADEAVRLGPAPAKESYLDADLVLKAAKDTGAGAIHPGYGFLSEDAAFARRCEDAGIVFVGPTPDQLELFGAKHTARAAAEAAGVPLAPGTGLLPGLPQALEAAERIGYPVMLKATGGGGGIGMSACRSTDELTEAWERVQRVAAASFSSAGVFLERLVEHARHVEVQVFGDGRGRVVTFGDRDCSLQRRNQKVLEEAPAPGLPSRVRDQLASCARDLCASVDYRSAGTVEFVYDAAREEAYFLEVNTRLQVEHPVTEEIYGVDLVAWMLRLARGESDVVRDPGAPRGHAVEARVYAEDPSREHRPSAGLLTRVEFPGGIRVDGWVETGTEVTTSYDPMLAKVIAYGPDRAHALERLDDALARTRVDGIETNLGLVRAALAEETFRAAAHSTATLAAVTDPTARIEVLAGGTLTTVQDWPGRTGYWQVGVPPCGPMDDLSFRLGNRALGNHEGAPGLECTLQGPTLRFTHATTVCVTGAPAPVTVDGTAVTQWEPVTVPAGAVLEVGAPAEHGLRTYVLFADGGLDVPPFLGSAATFTLGRFGGHGGRTLRTGDVLHGGSVTDRGVPVPLGDRPVFASAWRVGALEGPHAAPEFFTEDDIHDFYAADWKVHFNSARTGVRLVGPKPRWARTDGGEAGLHPSNIHDTPYSVGAVDYTGDMPVLLGPDGPSLGGFVCPATVVSTERWKLGQFRPGDTVRFAPLAEDGSARAAIVDGGVLARDGDVTFRRSGDDNLLVEFGPMQLDLALRMRVHALMEAVAEADLDGVTDLTPGIRSLQIQTDPRRLPQRELLATVREIAAALPPSDQLVVPSRTVHLPLSWDDPATREAIARYMAGVRDDAPWCPWNIEFIRRVNGLDSVEDVYRTVFDAEYLVLGLGDVYLGAPVATPLDPRHRLVTTKYNPARTWTAENSVGIGGAYLCVYGMEGPGGYQFVGRTTQVWSGWQQRGAFEPGSPWLLRFFDRIKWYPVSPEELLQLRADITSGRFVPRIEEGEFSLADYEAFLAENADSIAEFRSRQGAAFSTERDAWEAAGEFARAEAATAPAATPVEVSVPEGGRLIEAEFAASVWQLNVRKGDAVTAGQPLLALEAMKMESRVPAPMNGIVQQILARPGDQVEAGTALMVLAPTGPTVS